Below is a window of Sulfitobacter sp. SK012 DNA.
AATGCGCAATCAGATGACTCTGAGTTGTTGCAGCGGCTTCAGGAGGCTGCCCCAGAAGAGGTGGCCAACTTGCAGCGTGATGTGGAGCGGTCTTGGGCGACCTCGGGATCCGCAGCCATGGATTTGTTGCTAAAGCGGGGCCGTGACGCGTTGGCGGTCGGGGAATTTGCCACGGCGATCGATCATTTGACGGCCTTGACCGATCATGCGCCAGATTTCGCCGAAGGCTATCATGCGCGCGCAACGGCTTATTTTCAGGCGGATTTATACGGTCCGGCGCTGGATGATCTGGAAACGGCGCTGGCCCTGAACCCTGACAATTACAACGCGGTTTTTGGCCTAGGGGTGATTTTGTTGGAATTCGGCGATACGCGCCGCGCAGCAGAGCTTTTCCGCAAGGTTATCGTGCTCAATCCGCATCATGAAAATGCTGCGACAGCGCTTGAAGCGCTTAAACGCGACGGCATCGGCCGCACGCTCTGAACTTAGGAAAAATTTGGTGAGTAATCAGGGGCGTGTTGTGGCCGTTTTAGGGCCGACCAACACCGGCAAAACGACCTATGCGATAGAGCGCATGTTGGCGCACCGCACAGGTGTCATTGGCCTGCCGCTGCGGCTGTTGGCGCGCGAGGTGTATGACCGCATCGTGGGGATACGCGGGCCGTCGGTGGTCGCGCTGGTCACAGGCGAAGAACGGATTGTCCCGCCGCGCACGCAATATTGGGTCTGTACCGTCGAGGCGATGCCCGAAGGCATGGGGGCAGATTTTGTCGCCATCGATGAAATCCAGCTTTGTGCGGATCCCGAACGGGGGCATGTTTTTACCGACCGGCTGATGAACATGCGCGGCCTGCATGAGACGCAGTTCTTGGGTGCTGAGACCATGCGGGGGACCATCGCAGCGCTGGTGCCGGAGGTGGATTTCATACGCCGTGATCGGA
It encodes the following:
- a CDS encoding tetratricopeptide repeat protein — protein: MRRQPVTFTFVMRLNPVNLKRHLTALGAALLLCGAVNAQSDDSELLQRLQEAAPEEVANLQRDVERSWATSGSAAMDLLLKRGRDALAVGEFATAIDHLTALTDHAPDFAEGYHARATAYFQADLYGPALDDLETALALNPDNYNAVFGLGVILLEFGDTRRAAELFRKVIVLNPHHENAATALEALKRDGIGRTL